One segment of Streptomyces sp. NBC_00576 DNA contains the following:
- a CDS encoding MFS transporter translates to MSAETWRLPRRSSFGRSHVHAVAGCYFVASFAALGLPPYLTQILPEFGDHAARWAGVLYVVPTVFGALGAPLWGRLADRFGRKRLLLRAQLGLAVAFLLAGWADSLATFTVALILQGVLGGTFAASNGYLGAALEGPALSKALTLMQGSARAALVVAPIVVGSLSGWLSPHRQYALLAVLPLTAALLLAALPEPGEEQAAESIPETTAPASAPVVSLRTLYALEFAFVFSTVISFPYLISLVEDQLPDTSATLSGVLFALPHLVYLVSALAVHAAVRDRPRTGMVLGFACIALGLAGHGIADSLTTLIAVRLVLGVGLTLGLVSLSVLAADCAKGRAPGGMFGSLEFFSKAGAVAAGLAAAAGSARFGPAAPVLTGSGAAALTVLASLFLLNPHSHRARWSR, encoded by the coding sequence GGCGCCTGCCGAGACGCTCCTCGTTCGGCCGCAGTCATGTGCACGCGGTGGCCGGCTGCTACTTCGTCGCGTCCTTCGCCGCCCTCGGCCTGCCCCCGTATCTCACCCAGATCCTCCCCGAGTTCGGCGACCACGCCGCGCGCTGGGCCGGGGTGCTGTACGTGGTCCCGACGGTGTTCGGCGCGCTCGGCGCCCCCCTCTGGGGCCGGCTCGCCGACCGCTTCGGCCGTAAACGGCTGCTGCTGCGCGCCCAGTTGGGCCTCGCTGTCGCCTTCCTGCTCGCCGGCTGGGCCGACTCGCTGGCCACATTCACCGTCGCGCTGATCCTCCAGGGCGTCCTCGGCGGCACCTTCGCCGCGTCCAACGGCTATCTGGGCGCCGCACTGGAGGGCCCCGCCCTGTCGAAGGCGCTCACCCTGATGCAGGGCAGTGCCCGGGCCGCGCTGGTCGTCGCGCCGATCGTCGTCGGCTCGCTGTCGGGCTGGCTGTCACCGCACCGCCAGTACGCGCTGCTGGCCGTACTCCCGCTGACCGCCGCCCTGTTGCTCGCCGCGCTGCCCGAACCGGGCGAGGAGCAGGCCGCCGAGTCCATACCCGAGACCACCGCGCCCGCGTCCGCGCCGGTGGTCTCCCTTCGCACCCTGTATGCCCTGGAGTTCGCGTTCGTGTTCTCCACCGTCATCTCCTTCCCCTATCTGATCTCCCTGGTCGAGGACCAACTGCCGGATACGTCGGCCACGTTGTCCGGTGTCCTCTTCGCCCTCCCCCACCTGGTCTATCTGGTGTCGGCGCTGGCGGTGCACGCCGCCGTCCGGGACCGGCCCCGGACCGGGATGGTCCTCGGCTTCGCCTGTATCGCGCTCGGACTGGCGGGACACGGCATCGCCGACTCGCTGACCACGCTGATCGCCGTACGACTGGTCCTCGGGGTGGGGCTCACGCTCGGCCTGGTCTCCCTGTCCGTGCTGGCCGCCGACTGCGCCAAGGGCCGCGCGCCCGGCGGGATGTTCGGGTCGCTGGAGTTCTTCTCCAAGGCCGGCGCGGTCGCCGCCGGTCTCGCCGCGGCGGCGGGCAGCGCCCGTTTCGGCCCGGCCGCGCCGGTGCTGACCGGCAGCGGAGCTGCCGCCCTCACCGTGCTTGCCTCCCTCTTCCTCCTCAACCCCCACTCGCACCGCGCCCGTTGGAGCCGTTGA
- a CDS encoding IucA/IucC family protein — translation MPSLTDSPDTTAVSAELATVELPTADDVVTHTLLNCLLREVSGPERQTVVDVGHLLLRLPRRGVLLRVSLRRTSLLGAHRFTGPVSEQAGDGWAVVDWRRLAEYTRDELSLRTGERNDEFLEQIASSHQAVTAALAYGRPAGPVDGHLAAYLASEQSLLFGHRFHPTPKARTGDPRAWSVYAPETGAVFPLRHLAVRAHLIAEECADPWATAALDGQRTDVPDGYRLLPTHPWQYDTLREHPLLRAALERGDILDLGPGGRPFAATASVRTLYDGETFLKFSLNVRITNCLRKNSSYELSGAVALTRALAPALTDLAERFPGSAVLREPAYRTLALPGPDGTPDRDLFEGFGVIVREGLARHLAPGATPLLAAAVADEYPSSPAHVSRLLTDADPDTALDWWSAYLELLVPPVLAAYFDHGLVLEPHLQNVLICVGADGRPLQVLFRDLEGTKLVPEHHTDTLTGVPAEVAGPMTYDAQRGWDRVVYCLLVNHIAELLAALADLHPEAEAALWARVRDTLRTYADRSGCPPRLAALLAGVPLPAKANLLTRWERKADREAGYVRLPSPLAEDILRDTPRSTR, via the coding sequence ATGCCCTCGCTGACCGACTCGCCCGACACCACCGCCGTTTCCGCCGAACTCGCCACTGTCGAACTCCCCACCGCCGACGACGTGGTGACCCACACCCTCCTCAACTGCCTGCTGCGCGAGGTGTCGGGCCCGGAACGCCAGACCGTCGTCGACGTCGGCCACCTGCTGCTCCGCCTGCCCCGCCGCGGAGTTCTCCTACGGGTCAGCCTGCGCCGTACGTCACTCCTGGGCGCCCACCGCTTCACCGGCCCGGTGAGCGAGCAGGCCGGGGACGGCTGGGCGGTGGTGGACTGGCGGCGCCTGGCCGAGTACACGCGCGACGAGCTGTCCCTGCGGACCGGGGAACGCAACGACGAGTTCCTGGAGCAGATCGCCTCCAGCCACCAGGCCGTCACGGCCGCCCTGGCCTACGGGCGCCCCGCCGGACCGGTGGACGGTCACCTCGCCGCCTACCTCGCCTCCGAGCAGTCCCTGCTGTTCGGCCACCGCTTCCACCCCACGCCCAAGGCCCGCACCGGCGACCCGCGAGCCTGGTCGGTCTACGCTCCGGAGACCGGGGCCGTCTTCCCACTGCGGCACCTCGCCGTACGCGCCCACCTGATCGCCGAGGAGTGCGCCGACCCCTGGGCCACCGCAGCGCTGGACGGTCAGCGCACGGACGTCCCCGACGGTTACCGGCTGCTGCCCACGCACCCCTGGCAGTACGACACCCTGCGCGAACACCCGCTGCTGCGGGCCGCGTTGGAGCGCGGCGACATCCTGGACCTCGGGCCGGGCGGGCGCCCCTTCGCGGCCACCGCGTCCGTGCGCACCCTGTACGACGGCGAGACGTTCCTCAAGTTCAGCCTGAACGTGCGGATCACCAACTGCCTGCGAAAGAACAGCAGTTACGAGCTGTCCGGCGCCGTCGCCCTCACCCGTGCCCTCGCCCCGGCCCTCACCGACCTCGCCGAGCGCTTCCCCGGCAGCGCGGTGCTCCGCGAGCCCGCCTACCGCACGCTCGCCCTGCCCGGCCCCGACGGCACCCCGGACCGCGACCTCTTCGAGGGCTTTGGCGTGATCGTCCGCGAGGGCCTGGCCCGACACCTCGCACCGGGGGCAACTCCCCTGCTCGCGGCGGCGGTTGCCGACGAGTACCCGTCGAGCCCCGCGCACGTCTCCCGGCTGCTGACCGACGCGGACCCGGACACGGCCCTCGACTGGTGGTCGGCGTACCTCGAACTGCTCGTCCCGCCCGTCCTGGCCGCCTACTTCGACCACGGGCTGGTCCTGGAACCGCATCTCCAGAACGTGCTGATCTGCGTGGGCGCTGACGGCCGCCCCCTCCAGGTGCTCTTCCGGGACCTGGAGGGCACCAAGCTGGTCCCCGAGCACCACACCGACACACTCACCGGCGTACCGGCCGAGGTCGCGGGCCCGATGACGTACGACGCGCAGCGCGGCTGGGACCGGGTCGTCTACTGCCTGCTCGTCAACCACATCGCCGAACTCCTCGCCGCCCTGGCCGACCTGCACCCGGAGGCCGAGGCCGCGCTGTGGGCGCGGGTGCGCGACACGCTCCGGACGTACGCCGACCGTTCCGGCTGCCCGCCCCGGCTCGCCGCGCTGCTCGCGGGAGTTCCGCTGCCGGCGAAGGCCAACCTGCTCACCCGCTGGGAGCGCAAGGCGGACCGCGAGGCAGGATACGTTCGGCTGCCGTCCCCGCTCGCCGAGGACATCCTGCGCGACACACCCCGGAGCACCCGATGA
- a CDS encoding type III PLP-dependent enzyme → MTLAVRDHALSLPASELPAYVYDLTELRSHAAMVRAALPERVELYYAAKANPEPEILAALSPYVDGYEVSSGGELAHVADAVPGRPLAFGGPGKTPDEVLSALKLGVDRFHVESEHELRMLAELTRQVGPGHRAAVLVRVNIPVSDGSLAGSSLTMGGRPTPFGLDPAGAAPVLRALTDGTYPQLELRGVHAHLASGLDAREQLAVAESVVTWAAGLGVCLAEVNVGGGMAVDYAAPADRFDWAAFGRGLAWLTEAYPELTLRIEPGRALTAYCGWYATEVLDVKRSHGEEFAVVRGGTHHLRTPATKGHDQPCTVLPVDTWPYPWPRPEAEDSRVTLAGQLCTPKDVLARRVPAPGLRAGDRVLFSLAGAYAWNISHHDFLMHPRPGFHFLGTEPGAANQPG, encoded by the coding sequence ATGACTCTCGCCGTGCGCGACCACGCGCTGTCCCTGCCCGCCAGCGAACTGCCTGCATACGTCTACGACTTGACGGAGCTGCGCAGTCATGCGGCGATGGTCCGGGCGGCGCTGCCCGAGCGGGTCGAGCTGTACTACGCGGCCAAGGCCAACCCGGAGCCGGAGATCCTGGCCGCGCTCTCACCGTACGTCGACGGCTACGAGGTCTCCTCCGGCGGCGAACTCGCCCATGTCGCCGACGCGGTACCGGGCCGGCCGCTGGCGTTCGGCGGGCCCGGCAAGACACCGGACGAGGTACTGAGCGCGCTGAAGCTGGGCGTCGACCGGTTCCACGTCGAGAGCGAGCACGAGCTGCGTATGCTCGCCGAGTTGACGCGCCAGGTCGGGCCCGGGCACCGGGCGGCGGTGCTGGTGCGCGTCAACATCCCGGTGTCCGACGGCTCGTTGGCCGGCAGCTCGCTGACGATGGGCGGCCGGCCGACCCCCTTCGGGCTCGACCCGGCCGGGGCCGCGCCGGTGCTGCGGGCGCTGACGGACGGGACGTACCCGCAGCTCGAACTGCGCGGAGTCCACGCCCATCTGGCGAGCGGACTCGACGCCCGGGAGCAGCTGGCGGTGGCCGAGTCCGTGGTCACCTGGGCGGCAGGGCTCGGGGTGTGCCTCGCCGAGGTGAACGTCGGCGGCGGGATGGCCGTCGACTACGCGGCCCCGGCCGACCGCTTCGACTGGGCGGCGTTCGGCAGGGGCCTGGCGTGGCTGACCGAGGCGTACCCGGAACTGACCCTGCGCATCGAGCCGGGCCGGGCGCTGACCGCGTATTGCGGCTGGTACGCCACCGAGGTGCTGGATGTGAAGCGCAGCCACGGCGAGGAGTTCGCGGTCGTCCGGGGCGGCACCCACCATCTGCGCACCCCGGCGACGAAGGGCCACGACCAGCCCTGCACGGTGCTGCCGGTGGACACCTGGCCGTACCCGTGGCCACGCCCGGAGGCCGAGGACTCCCGGGTCACGCTGGCCGGCCAGCTGTGCACCCCGAAGGACGTCCTGGCCCGGCGGGTCCCCGCGCCCGGACTGCGGGCGGGCGACCGGGTGCTGTTCTCGCTGGCGGGCGCCTACGCGTGGAACATCTCCCACCACGACTTCCTGATGCACCCGAGGCCCGGCTTCCACTTCCTGGGCACGGAGCCCGGGGCAGCGAACCAGCCGGGATAG
- a CDS encoding nuclear transport factor 2 family protein, which yields MGTAANPAFDTEALRRGIEGQDATALLSLYADDAELRVVDRNTQPSHPMVKHGRDEIGAMLNDVYGRDMTHKLEQVIVQGDQVAYTESCEYPDGVRVLASAMLSLRDGKIVDQTVLQAWDEEGG from the coding sequence ATGGGCACCGCGGCAAACCCCGCATTCGACACCGAAGCACTGCGCCGGGGCATCGAAGGACAGGACGCGACGGCACTGCTGTCGCTCTACGCCGACGACGCCGAACTACGCGTCGTCGACCGCAACACCCAGCCCAGCCACCCGATGGTCAAGCACGGGCGCGACGAGATCGGCGCCATGCTCAACGATGTGTACGGCAGGGACATGACCCACAAGCTGGAACAGGTCATCGTCCAGGGCGACCAGGTCGCCTACACCGAGTCCTGCGAGTACCCGGACGGAGTCCGTGTCCTGGCCAGCGCGATGCTGTCCCTGCGCGACGGCAAGATCGTCGACCAGACCGTGCTGCAGGCCTGGGACGAGGAGGGCGGGTGA
- a CDS encoding bifunctional 5,10-methylenetetrahydrofolate dehydrogenase/5,10-methenyltetrahydrofolate cyclohydrolase, protein MSQARPARLMDGTSLARRIVEDTAKKAADLIDRTGTTPCLATVLVGADPASVTYVRMKQNRCRKAGIESRHVELPAATTTGELVAALRALSDDSGVHGILLQHPMGEHIDERAAFEAIAPEKDVDGVTFASFATMSFGLPGFVSCTPGGIMRLLDEYEVDPSGRRAVVVGRSAILGKPVGMLLLGRDATVTYCHSRTADLPSAVREADIVVAAVGRPRLIRGEDIKPGAVVIDAGYNPGNIGDVDFDSAVERAGLITPVPGGVGPMTIATLLEQTVDAAARQLGPGRRIRSGDSFGA, encoded by the coding sequence ATGTCCCAGGCCCGTCCGGCCCGTCTCATGGACGGCACCTCGCTCGCCCGACGTATCGTCGAGGACACCGCGAAGAAGGCCGCCGACCTCATCGACCGCACGGGCACGACGCCCTGTCTGGCGACGGTGCTGGTGGGGGCGGACCCCGCCTCCGTCACCTACGTCCGCATGAAGCAGAACCGCTGCCGCAAGGCCGGCATCGAGTCCCGCCATGTGGAGCTGCCCGCCGCCACGACCACCGGGGAACTGGTCGCCGCGCTGCGCGCCCTCTCGGACGACTCCGGTGTGCACGGCATTCTGCTCCAGCACCCGATGGGCGAGCACATCGACGAACGGGCAGCGTTCGAGGCGATCGCGCCCGAGAAGGACGTCGACGGCGTCACCTTCGCCTCCTTCGCGACGATGAGCTTCGGCCTGCCGGGCTTCGTTTCCTGCACTCCCGGCGGCATCATGCGCCTCCTCGACGAGTACGAGGTCGACCCGTCCGGCAGGCGGGCCGTGGTGGTGGGCCGCAGCGCGATCCTCGGCAAGCCGGTCGGCATGCTGCTCCTGGGCCGCGACGCGACCGTCACGTACTGCCACTCACGGACGGCGGACCTGCCGTCCGCCGTCCGCGAGGCGGACATCGTGGTCGCCGCCGTTGGCCGGCCCCGGCTGATCCGGGGCGAGGACATCAAACCCGGCGCCGTCGTGATCGACGCCGGGTACAACCCCGGGAACATCGGCGACGTCGACTTCGACTCCGCCGTCGAACGGGCCGGGCTGATCACCCCGGTGCCGGGCGGCGTCGGTCCGATGACCATCGCGACGCTGCTGGAACAGACCGTCGACGCCGCCGCCCGGCAGCTCGGGCCGGGCCGGCGGATCAGGTCGGGGGACAGCTTCGGTGCCTGA
- a CDS encoding CU044_5270 family protein — MPDELDLLRGANPVPADGPHFGDGPLDHDAERRLNQLLYGSGPFSRRRTRWTWSLATIAVVAATALTLLFAGPNTTPAVAAPRPLLVQAGSTPVPLARMAELADAAAEDGSPKLLKGTHVQTWSMGMSEDKPPITLPVERVVRWQADASHTELVVATDPRHPGRPVLSEGDGEPGLVEDGHVISEQTFGPSWSDAPPESTPPHDPGRLEAYLQEAQYQSTALTTPELLDAVRVLLDHWTLGAREDAAVARLLADAEGLRPVGGVTDRLGRPGQAYVYDGHGSRQMLIMEPVTGAVLGLENTATTAEPEWGLKAGDVMDYSAWMR, encoded by the coding sequence ATGCCTGACGAACTCGACCTGCTGCGCGGCGCCAACCCGGTACCGGCGGACGGCCCCCACTTCGGCGACGGACCACTGGACCACGACGCGGAACGCCGGCTCAACCAACTGCTGTACGGCAGCGGCCCGTTCAGCCGTCGCCGCACCCGCTGGACGTGGAGCCTCGCGACCATCGCGGTCGTCGCGGCGACCGCGCTGACCCTGCTCTTCGCGGGCCCGAACACCACCCCGGCGGTGGCCGCTCCCCGCCCGCTGCTCGTACAGGCCGGCTCCACCCCCGTACCCCTGGCAAGGATGGCCGAGCTCGCCGACGCGGCAGCCGAGGACGGCTCACCGAAACTCCTGAAGGGCACCCACGTACAGACGTGGAGCATGGGCATGTCGGAGGACAAGCCCCCGATCACGCTGCCCGTGGAGCGCGTCGTGCGCTGGCAGGCCGATGCGAGCCATACGGAGCTGGTCGTGGCGACCGACCCACGGCATCCTGGCCGGCCGGTCCTCAGCGAGGGCGACGGCGAACCCGGGCTGGTCGAGGACGGGCACGTCATCAGCGAGCAGACGTTCGGGCCGAGCTGGAGCGACGCGCCGCCCGAGTCGACGCCGCCGCACGACCCGGGGCGGCTGGAGGCCTACCTTCAGGAGGCGCAGTACCAGAGCACTGCCTTGACGACCCCGGAACTCCTGGACGCCGTACGGGTGTTGCTCGACCACTGGACGCTCGGGGCCCGGGAGGACGCGGCCGTCGCCCGGCTGCTGGCGGACGCCGAGGGGCTGCGGCCCGTCGGCGGGGTGACGGACCGGCTCGGGCGGCCCGGGCAGGCGTATGTGTACGACGGACACGGCTCCCGCCAGATGCTGATCATGGAACCGGTCACCGGTGCCGTTCTCGGCCTGGAGAACACCGCCACCACCGCCGAGCCCGAATGGGGCCTCAAAGCGGGCGATGTCATGGACTACAGCGCCTGGATGCGCTGA